AACCCTTAGCTATATTAGATAGTATCTCAATAATTTCATCTACTCTTGTTCTAATATTCTCAATTACATCTGGTGAAAGAACAATATTATTTTCCCATAAAACCTTTACAATATTTATCAGTTTATCAATATCAAGTTTCTCTAAAATTTCTGTAGCATATCTAAGTTTTCCAACATAGGAATATATCTTCTCTCTATCTCTCTCTAAAAGCTTTCTTCCATATTCTGTTAACATGTATAC
Above is a genomic segment from Ignisphaera aggregans DSM 17230 containing:
- a CDS encoding transcriptional regulator, PadR-like family (InterPro IPR005149~KEGG: trq:TRQ2_0651 PadR-like family transcriptional regulator~PFAM: transcriptional regulator PadR family protein~SPTR: Q9WYC2 Putative uncharacterized protein~PFAM: Transcriptional regulator PadR-like family) translates to MNKDIDILPEFRGMFRYLVLYAIDNLKKAYGYEIRRFIRSILKLYTPSTGILYPTLHELEKEGILMSYKEGRRRVYMLTEYGRKLLERDREKIYSYVGKLRYATEILEKLDIDKLINIVKVLWENNIVLSPDVIENIRTRVDEIIEILSNIAKGYMK